Proteins found in one Cetobacterium somerae genomic segment:
- the pgmB gene encoding beta-phosphoglucomutase: MNIRGFIFDLDGVITDTAEYHYLAWKKLSDDNGWNFDRELNEKLRGVSRLDSLQIILDHNDVKLELEEKDRLANLKNVNYVQMLQKITPADLLPGVKEFLIELREKGFKTSVASASKNADLVLTNLEAKGLFDNISDGNSVENSKPAPDVFIHAAGSIGCTAKECIVLEDAEAGVAAAKLAGMKAIGLGPEEILGKADFIFKGIYEINLDDIIKRI; the protein is encoded by the coding sequence ATGAATATAAGAGGTTTTATATTTGATTTAGATGGAGTTATAACAGACACAGCAGAGTACCATTACTTAGCTTGGAAAAAATTATCAGATGATAATGGCTGGAATTTTGATAGAGAATTAAATGAAAAATTGAGAGGGGTTTCTAGATTAGATTCCCTTCAAATAATATTAGATCACAATGATGTGAAATTAGAGCTTGAAGAAAAAGATAGACTGGCAAATTTAAAAAATGTGAACTATGTTCAAATGCTTCAAAAAATTACTCCAGCTGATTTATTGCCAGGAGTTAAAGAATTTTTAATAGAGCTAAGAGAGAAAGGATTTAAAACATCGGTAGCATCAGCTAGTAAAAATGCAGATTTAGTTCTTACTAACTTAGAAGCAAAAGGATTATTTGACAATATATCTGATGGAAACTCAGTTGAAAATAGTAAGCCAGCTCCAGATGTATTTATTCATGCAGCTGGAAGTATAGGGTGTACAGCAAAAGAGTGCATTGTTCTAGAGGATGCTGAAGCAGGGGTAGCTGCAGCAAAATTAGCAGGAATGAAAGCTATTGGATTAGGACCAGAAGAAATATTAGGAAAGGCAGATTTTATATTTAAAGGAATTTATGAAATAAACTTAGATGACATTATAAAAAGAATTTAA
- a CDS encoding OmpG family monomeric porin, whose product MRKLYSVSLMVLCLAALGKNTLGQELDPKVEILKNENTDGGASGIEYYNENQLRFFELENELKALKEEKAKKELKLTGFIGTKVEVEELSKDINEGKVKFVFAEGILKHEDYDSWSLFYHIAKEQYFKSKMWDRSGSPQNTIIEIAPRYQYNFENDKGMTAFELIYTSESIDNRDAVKPKVSIFHMINDKLAMNFYTLVGREFKGGYDDYEFVEIEPGFSYRFTDNLGMGMNYFLKWGQTSNERFTERERFFKPYIWRNFQSLDLGLSLWGEIGPYSNNVGDRNSNTKFGISGNKKLTESLTMVGEASYKREDKKRSNEKVDITLMMLGLQYSF is encoded by the coding sequence ATGAGAAAATTATATTCGGTTTCGTTAATGGTATTATGCTTAGCAGCGTTAGGAAAAAATACGTTAGGACAAGAGTTAGATCCAAAGGTTGAAATACTTAAAAATGAGAATACTGACGGAGGAGCTAGCGGAATAGAGTATTATAATGAAAATCAATTGAGATTCTTTGAACTTGAAAATGAGTTAAAGGCTTTAAAAGAGGAGAAAGCTAAAAAAGAGCTAAAATTAACTGGTTTTATTGGAACAAAAGTGGAAGTTGAAGAGTTATCTAAAGATATAAATGAAGGAAAAGTAAAGTTTGTTTTTGCTGAGGGAATTTTAAAACATGAAGATTATGATAGCTGGTCATTGTTTTATCATATTGCTAAAGAGCAATATTTTAAATCTAAAATGTGGGATAGAAGTGGAAGTCCACAAAATACGATTATAGAGATTGCACCAAGATATCAATATAACTTTGAAAATGATAAAGGAATGACAGCTTTTGAACTGATTTATACATCTGAAAGTATTGATAACAGAGATGCAGTAAAACCTAAAGTTTCAATTTTTCACATGATCAATGATAAATTAGCTATGAACTTTTATACTTTAGTAGGAAGAGAGTTTAAGGGTGGCTATGATGACTATGAGTTTGTTGAGATAGAACCAGGATTTTCTTATAGATTTACTGATAATTTAGGAATGGGAATGAACTATTTTTTAAAGTGGGGACAGACATCAAATGAGAGATTTACAGAGAGAGAAAGATTTTTCAAACCATATATTTGGAGAAACTTTCAAAGTCTAGATTTAGGTCTTTCGCTATGGGGAGAGATAGGACCATATAGTAATAATGTAGGAGATAGAAATAGTAATACAAAATTTGGAATATCAGGAAATAAAAAGTTAACAGAATCTTTAACAATGGTAGGAGAAGCAAGTTATAAAAGAGAGGATAAGAAAAGATCAAATGAAAAAGTGGATATAACATTGATGATGTTAGGATTACAATATAGCTTTTAA
- a CDS encoding PTS transporter subunit EIIB, producing MKENTKKLVEMLGGKENIKSINHCMTRLRAQLNDSTLLNKEGLENNHFCKGIVVNGENIQIVIGVKVKEIFKEILTFIGEKDEAKKNRLSFFSEIFLPMISWILMTGMLLIFLKIPFLKEFRGIKELYEVLLRYFPAVLGYSLFTYFGKAPIVGIAFGFLMINLDLGDNLLVVLPAFYFLKKLNDILEKHIKDPFKILLAPSLSILIGYIIVSFFLKNLGEIVLLVFINWMETVFDWKYYPILAGIFGGVYALSVKYGLHHILLFLDLQLILSGVGTFFWPMVVVSNIAQGAVALGSSFREWKAAGLAYIGITEPAMYGINLKENRRFVLAIILSSLGGYLCGIYRVKSMGIGPGGIPAILVVNENSRIKFILIIVFIIVSGVILGLFLKKIRFKEN from the coding sequence GTGAAAGAAAATACAAAAAAATTGGTGGAAATGTTAGGTGGAAAAGAGAATATAAAAAGCATAAATCATTGTATGACTAGATTGAGAGCTCAATTAAATGATTCAACTTTATTGAATAAAGAGGGATTAGAAAATAATCATTTTTGTAAGGGTATAGTTGTAAATGGTGAAAATATTCAAATTGTAATAGGTGTTAAAGTCAAAGAGATTTTCAAAGAGATTTTAACTTTTATAGGAGAAAAAGATGAAGCGAAAAAAAATAGACTGTCTTTTTTTTCTGAAATTTTTCTACCGATGATTTCATGGATTCTTATGACAGGGATGTTACTTATTTTTCTAAAAATACCATTTTTAAAAGAGTTTAGAGGTATAAAAGAATTATATGAAGTTTTACTGAGATATTTTCCAGCTGTATTGGGATATTCACTGTTTACATATTTTGGAAAAGCACCTATAGTAGGAATAGCTTTTGGCTTTTTAATGATAAATTTAGATTTGGGAGATAATTTATTAGTGGTATTACCAGCTTTTTATTTTCTGAAAAAATTAAATGATATTTTAGAAAAACATATAAAAGATCCATTTAAGATACTTTTAGCCCCTTCACTTTCTATTTTAATAGGTTATATTATAGTTAGTTTTTTCTTAAAGAATTTAGGAGAAATAGTATTACTAGTGTTTATAAATTGGATGGAGACAGTTTTTGATTGGAAATATTACCCTATTTTAGCAGGAATTTTTGGGGGAGTCTATGCTTTAAGTGTAAAATATGGACTTCATCATATATTACTTTTTTTAGACCTACAACTTATTTTATCAGGAGTTGGAACATTTTTCTGGCCAATGGTGGTAGTTTCAAATATAGCTCAAGGAGCAGTAGCTTTAGGGAGTTCATTTAGAGAGTGGAAAGCAGCAGGGTTAGCATATATAGGGATAACAGAGCCAGCTATGTATGGAATAAATTTAAAAGAAAATAGGAGATTTGTATTAGCTATTATTTTATCTTCTTTAGGCGGATATTTGTGTGGTATTTATAGAGTTAAATCGATGGGAATAGGTCCAGGTGGAATACCTGCAATTCTAGTAGTAAATGAAAATAGTAGAATAAAATTTATCTTAATTATAGTATTTATTATTGTATCAGGAGTAATTTTAGGATTATTTTTAAAAAAGATTAGATTTAAAGAGAATTAA
- a CDS encoding nucleotidyltransferase substrate binding protein, producing MGKRWSEKIKDLENAVSRLDEAIKDSKKIELSTLKDGVIQRFEFTLELSWKILKTYLMNEGIDCVNTPKSVVREAYKAGIIKNGEIWIEMIDDRNLTSHIYSQSMADDIYLRITKKYFKELELLFYYLKEMNF from the coding sequence ATGGGAAAGAGATGGAGTGAAAAAATTAAAGATTTAGAGAACGCTGTTTCAAGATTAGATGAAGCCATAAAAGATAGTAAAAAAATAGAATTGTCAACATTAAAGGATGGGGTAATTCAAAGATTTGAATTCACGTTAGAGTTATCTTGGAAGATATTAAAAACATATTTAATGAATGAAGGAATAGATTGTGTGAATACACCAAAAAGTGTTGTAAGAGAAGCATATAAAGCTGGAATTATAAAAAATGGTGAGATTTGGATAGAGATGATAGATGATAGAAATTTAACATCACATATTTATAGTCAATCAATGGCAGATGATATATATTTAAGAATAACAAAAAAATATTTTAAAGAATTAGAGTTGTTATTTTACTATTTAAAGGAGATGAACTTTTAA
- a CDS encoding nucleotidyltransferase family protein has product MKFGLKERELDEIKVLYYLFPEIDEIVIFGSRARGDYNKVSDIDIAIKGDVDKIMYKIRDYFEESSIIYTVDVVNYISISNQDFKENIDNEGIIVNS; this is encoded by the coding sequence ATGAAGTTTGGTTTGAAGGAAAGAGAGTTAGATGAGATAAAAGTTTTATATTATCTATTTCCTGAGATAGATGAGATTGTAATATTTGGATCTAGAGCAAGAGGAGATTATAATAAAGTTTCAGATATAGATATTGCAATAAAAGGTGATGTAGATAAAATTATGTATAAAATAAGAGATTATTTTGAGGAGAGTAGTATAATATATACTGTAGATGTTGTAAATTATATATCTATAAGCAATCAGGATTTTAAAGAGAATATAGATAACGAAGGCATAATAGTTAATAGTTAA
- a CDS encoding bifunctional metallophosphatase/5'-nucleotidase, translating into MKKLLLSFLLISSLVAAQEKATLLYFNDSHVIYPVVDKHGERGGVARAKTIVDSIKKENKNTVVLQGGDLGGGVLFGAVYHGFPMIEAFNKMPIDISNFGQHEFDFGVTEARNLVNKSKFQWISTNLKESSGKPFNNSKEYIIKKIGDFKVGFLGTTDGMETTIQTTEIYQEDIIKSIGENLEKLKKEKVDFIVLLTQAEPELNIEILEKYPEINAVLAEEKSEKYNFVTYVGEKPIVSPQGNMGSIVKIDIFKNKDGKIKQSLEFLPVDSSVPSDKEMLKLEEFYKEKLDRDLGTVIAKNNVKLDSGFGENHHARYEESNIGNLIADAYKNHFNTEIAFMNGGGIRANIESGDFRLRDAISILPFSNKVGAFKYSGKTIVEALEHGVSSVDKKAGRFLQVAGMEYSYNPKDEVGSRVSNVTVNNKPIELETIYTVALPLYIKNGGDGFQMLKNTVGTVEIDSEKNIDSDIFIDYVKKIKVLNPKLEGRIVVK; encoded by the coding sequence TTGAAAAAATTATTACTTAGTTTTTTACTTATTTCGTCATTGGTTGCTGCTCAAGAAAAGGCTACACTACTATATTTTAATGACTCTCATGTGATTTATCCAGTTGTAGATAAGCATGGTGAAAGAGGAGGAGTTGCTAGAGCTAAAACTATAGTTGACTCTATAAAAAAAGAAAATAAAAATACTGTAGTACTTCAAGGTGGAGATTTAGGAGGAGGAGTTTTATTTGGAGCTGTTTATCATGGATTTCCAATGATTGAAGCTTTTAATAAAATGCCTATAGATATTTCAAATTTTGGACAACACGAGTTTGATTTCGGAGTAACTGAAGCTAGAAACTTAGTTAACAAATCTAAGTTTCAATGGATAAGCACTAACTTAAAAGAGAGTTCTGGAAAGCCTTTTAATAATTCTAAAGAATATATTATAAAAAAGATAGGAGATTTTAAGGTTGGTTTTTTAGGAACTACTGATGGAATGGAGACAACAATTCAAACAACTGAAATTTATCAAGAGGATATAATAAAAAGTATTGGAGAAAATTTAGAAAAATTAAAAAAAGAAAAAGTTGATTTTATAGTTCTTTTAACTCAAGCAGAACCTGAGCTTAATATAGAAATTTTAGAAAAATATCCAGAAATAAATGCTGTATTAGCAGAAGAAAAATCTGAGAAATATAATTTTGTAACTTATGTGGGAGAAAAACCAATTGTTTCTCCACAAGGAAATATGGGGTCTATTGTAAAAATTGATATATTTAAAAATAAAGATGGAAAAATAAAACAAAGTTTAGAATTTTTACCAGTTGATAGCTCTGTTCCTTCAGATAAAGAGATGTTAAAATTAGAAGAATTCTATAAAGAAAAATTAGATAGAGACTTAGGAACCGTTATTGCAAAAAACAATGTAAAACTAGATTCAGGATTTGGAGAGAATCATCACGCTAGATATGAGGAGAGTAATATAGGAAATCTAATAGCAGATGCTTATAAAAATCACTTTAATACAGAGATTGCATTTATGAATGGTGGAGGAATTAGAGCAAATATAGAATCGGGAGATTTTAGATTAAGAGATGCAATATCAATTCTTCCATTCTCAAATAAAGTTGGTGCTTTTAAATATAGTGGAAAAACTATAGTAGAAGCATTAGAGCATGGAGTTAGTAGTGTAGATAAAAAAGCTGGAAGATTTTTACAAGTCGCAGGGATGGAATATAGTTATAATCCAAAAGATGAAGTGGGATCAAGAGTAAGTAATGTCACTGTAAATAATAAACCTATTGAATTAGAAACTATTTATACAGTTGCTCTTCCTTTGTATATAAAAAATGGAGGAGATGGATTCCAAATGTTAAAAAATACTGTGGGGACAGTAGAGATAGATTCAGAGAAAAATATTGATTCAGATATTTTTATTGATTATGTGAAAAAAATAAAGGTATTAAACCCTAAATTAGAGGGAAGAATAGTTGTAAAATAG
- a CDS encoding TSCPD domain-containing protein has protein sequence MKRNLFLLAGVLMVSTFANGEVKKDVKFTEVPYGACSKEMTVEVKDGKIVSFSAVKGCPGNLNAISKLLPGMEVDKVIALLDDNPCSGAPIKGLSSCMDNLVEMLKYHVNGEGEGHVAELRKKQKAQKIAFSYNGHVCSGCGLCDAQFS, from the coding sequence ATGAAAAGAAATTTATTTTTATTAGCTGGAGTTTTAATGGTAAGTACCTTTGCTAATGGGGAAGTGAAAAAAGATGTTAAATTTACAGAGGTACCCTATGGAGCTTGCTCTAAAGAGATGACTGTAGAGGTAAAAGATGGAAAAATAGTGTCGTTTTCTGCAGTGAAAGGATGCCCAGGAAACTTAAATGCAATATCTAAATTATTACCTGGAATGGAAGTAGATAAAGTTATCGCTCTTTTAGATGATAATCCATGTTCAGGTGCTCCGATAAAAGGATTGTCTTCATGCATGGATAATTTAGTTGAAATGCTGAAGTATCATGTTAATGGAGAAGGAGAGGGACATGTGGCAGAATTGAGAAAAAAACAAAAAGCACAGAAAATTGCATTCTCTTATAATGGGCATGTTTGCTCAGGTTGTGGATTATGTGATGCTCAATTCTCATAA
- a CDS encoding discoidin domain-containing protein → MNLKEFVPELIFIRNGNAPSSKTFTLKLNDYSVITNLILESQNNLFPSTLNIEFKDFLDNTVNLHAREVSNEGNIQRWELDPVLTGEIKVLIEDDEASIINVTPIIVNGKKYYKNEDVDTRIKSEEVTIITENQNKECYFTLQESRIIDRIQFAPNGDFELFYSSGDDQNFVKITTERDESSGTYKFLPVMMKRIYIKSNNSLTINFLENTNIFIFNYISYEIDSLFTDNTFSALKDEVTYNDIKDINTRVHSTEEYISKLNLAKKLLTGKEDGKTMIYRNEQFEMWKEFFLNDNLSHGYIEIEYADNYGNIFTKVPLSIDGNKITFKPFFAKDITFKIYGASQENLIITGTPFKEDYYSEIDEDTIIDKSTITATSGCGHYAHLVAQRAVDGDESTQFHSNPFTSIGYGDVYFSFSQEKVIDRVHVLTRPNSLGRIQNYTLFYKESSEDEWMEVAQCLMDGISGNWRNVHFKPVLAKELCVRVTKGNEDHVLIYETEFFKYNRLYDILMECFTDESKTALVDKVDLSYLKYLRTLLAETVEYNNIYKEIENLYLESIEPNIFKATNLTTFSVITGLQFSALENILRADVRYFDKNKKEFRLKNIEINNLEENKKIINFTETYTDNFELLIYGTYEIYGVEAISENIEKYSFNTDVDITYNNENFTIDYYAIDDVIYNIIKLSEKKLISKFATTFEDRFSIYCENSLTKDRYLYNENNQFNSKIDPMFVSELFIKTATRRIKKEELKIFIHNFLEDDINNLFTDETYTSLKTEITFENILELEKRVLITKDYMNKIQLAKDLFKEKVAYQDINYTNNDLRVINHITLKLKNNLNTLYGVELNYIDSLGNDRSLKTIKYTSKENELDLTFDPIYTKDFTIRVFLEEIEKWKPHYLEIIPCIQSNYYVTNDIFTEIPQNTIKGLSRCGSHKPIENALDGNLETNFYSTSIGDIEFVFENPKVVDQFRYICKSINGNIKKGEIYYKESENDQWRFATTFSISNSANSNIKILEIPPVLAKEIMIRTLESSSNSVSLYEVNFKIYNPIHSRIKDIFNNDFTKVKPGIGIKDIEEIEKYVTEDKELIVALELAKIFINNNGNNPFYILSIKPLEKNTSFYFGKINANSTGNLYITPHYLKPNQDYIFVFNRAISGTLTTFVGKPNANCNFNFKPGINIINPGEQQGQLFLQGSRETEIRMYTLSELDNGLVYRYGYDSYKEFYQKSKIESVMSENHNCNLAYIEGVNTIAAFDIDWLKSNIKPEEFLEVLKTRDEYVDFLYNLVGANKAFDEPIPYKRIMWTGLNSDNPHAGVGTGNGYTAYSGNPLAFNHLTKERYAHHWVVGHEVGHELDNNGYLMGIFGEVFNNWFAESGLLEYKHGGGWSNDNIITNEAISIYDADFWGKLAFWFKMRYFYNDREFIIKMNEYMQANPTTSSEDAASKLAMFTSDILNRDTSDYFLRHSFPISQEAIDVCKTYPPFAIPIWQINWTNKDEFIAEENRLFLEKLTTK, encoded by the coding sequence ATGAATTTAAAAGAATTTGTTCCTGAATTAATTTTTATTAGAAATGGGAACGCCCCTAGTTCAAAAACTTTCACTTTAAAACTTAATGATTATTCAGTAATAACTAATCTAATTTTAGAAAGTCAAAACAATCTATTTCCTTCAACTTTAAATATAGAGTTTAAAGATTTTCTAGATAACACTGTAAACTTACATGCTCGAGAAGTTTCAAATGAGGGAAATATTCAAAGATGGGAATTAGATCCTGTTCTAACTGGAGAGATTAAAGTTTTAATAGAGGACGATGAAGCCTCTATTATAAATGTAACTCCTATCATTGTAAATGGAAAAAAATATTATAAAAACGAAGATGTTGATACAAGAATCAAATCTGAAGAAGTAACTATTATTACTGAAAATCAAAATAAGGAATGTTATTTCACATTACAAGAATCAAGAATTATCGATAGAATACAATTTGCTCCTAATGGTGATTTCGAATTATTTTATTCATCAGGGGATGATCAAAATTTTGTAAAAATAACTACAGAAAGAGATGAAAGTAGTGGTACTTATAAGTTTTTACCTGTTATGATGAAAAGAATATATATAAAAAGTAATAATTCTCTAACTATAAATTTCTTAGAAAATACAAACATCTTTATCTTCAACTATATATCATATGAAATAGACTCTCTTTTTACAGACAATACTTTTTCTGCTTTAAAAGATGAAGTCACTTATAATGACATTAAAGATATTAACACTAGAGTTCACTCTACTGAAGAGTACATTTCAAAGTTAAATCTAGCAAAAAAACTACTAACTGGAAAAGAGGATGGTAAAACTATGATATATAGAAACGAACAATTTGAAATGTGGAAAGAGTTTTTTCTAAACGATAACTTATCTCATGGATATATTGAAATTGAGTATGCAGATAACTATGGAAATATTTTTACAAAAGTTCCTCTATCAATCGATGGAAATAAAATTACATTTAAACCATTTTTTGCAAAAGATATCACTTTTAAAATATATGGTGCGAGCCAAGAAAACCTTATCATAACTGGAACTCCTTTTAAAGAGGATTATTATTCTGAAATTGATGAAGATACTATAATAGATAAGTCAACTATCACAGCTACATCTGGATGTGGTCACTACGCACATCTAGTTGCCCAAAGAGCAGTTGATGGAGATGAATCTACTCAGTTTCATAGTAATCCATTCACATCAATTGGATATGGAGATGTGTATTTCTCTTTTAGTCAAGAAAAGGTTATTGACAGAGTTCATGTATTAACAAGACCTAACTCTTTAGGAAGAATACAAAACTATACTTTATTTTACAAGGAAAGTTCAGAAGATGAATGGATGGAAGTGGCTCAATGTTTAATGGATGGTATATCTGGCAACTGGAGAAACGTTCATTTTAAACCTGTATTGGCAAAAGAACTTTGTGTTAGAGTTACAAAAGGGAATGAAGACCATGTTTTAATCTATGAAACTGAGTTTTTCAAATATAATCGTCTTTATGATATTTTAATGGAGTGTTTTACAGATGAAAGTAAAACAGCATTGGTAGATAAAGTAGATTTAAGCTATCTAAAATACTTAAGAACACTTTTAGCAGAAACTGTAGAATATAACAATATTTATAAAGAGATTGAAAATCTTTATTTAGAAAGTATTGAACCAAATATTTTTAAAGCTACTAATTTAACAACTTTTTCTGTTATTACTGGCTTACAATTCTCTGCTTTAGAAAATATTTTAAGAGCTGATGTAAGATATTTTGACAAGAATAAAAAAGAGTTCCGATTAAAAAATATCGAAATAAACAATTTAGAAGAAAATAAAAAAATTATTAATTTTACTGAAACTTATACAGATAATTTCGAACTTCTAATCTATGGAACATATGAAATTTATGGTGTTGAAGCTATCAGTGAAAATATTGAAAAGTACTCATTTAATACAGATGTTGATATAACTTATAACAATGAAAACTTTACAATTGATTACTATGCTATTGATGATGTTATCTATAACATTATAAAACTTTCTGAAAAGAAATTAATATCAAAATTCGCAACAACTTTTGAAGATAGATTCTCAATTTATTGTGAAAATTCTCTAACAAAGGACAGATACCTTTACAATGAAAATAATCAATTTAACTCTAAAATTGATCCTATGTTCGTTTCAGAACTTTTTATAAAAACTGCAACTCGTAGAATAAAAAAAGAGGAACTAAAAATATTTATTCATAACTTTTTAGAGGATGATATAAATAATCTTTTTACTGATGAAACTTATACTTCTTTAAAAACTGAAATAACATTTGAAAATATATTAGAACTCGAAAAAAGAGTTTTAATAACAAAAGATTATATGAATAAAATTCAATTAGCTAAGGATTTATTTAAAGAAAAAGTTGCCTACCAAGATATTAACTACACTAATAATGATTTAAGAGTTATAAACCATATTACTCTTAAATTAAAAAACAACCTTAATACTTTATATGGAGTTGAATTAAATTATATTGATAGTTTAGGAAATGATAGATCTTTAAAAACTATAAAATATACTTCTAAAGAAAATGAATTAGATTTAACTTTTGATCCTATATACACAAAAGATTTTACAATTAGAGTTTTCTTAGAGGAAATAGAAAAATGGAAGCCTCATTATCTTGAAATTATTCCTTGTATTCAAAGTAATTACTATGTTACAAATGATATTTTTACTGAAATTCCTCAAAATACAATTAAAGGTTTATCTAGATGTGGTTCTCATAAACCTATTGAAAATGCTCTTGATGGAAATTTAGAAACTAACTTCTATAGTACTAGTATTGGAGATATTGAATTTGTCTTTGAAAACCCTAAAGTGGTTGATCAATTTAGATATATTTGTAAATCTATAAATGGTAATATTAAAAAAGGAGAAATCTATTATAAAGAATCTGAAAATGATCAGTGGAGATTTGCTACAACTTTCTCTATTAGTAATTCAGCTAATAGTAATATAAAAATTCTAGAAATTCCTCCTGTTTTAGCTAAAGAAATTATGATAAGAACTCTAGAGTCAAGTAGTAATTCTGTATCACTTTATGAAGTTAACTTTAAAATTTATAATCCAATTCACTCAAGAATAAAAGATATATTCAATAACGACTTTACAAAAGTTAAACCTGGAATTGGAATTAAAGATATTGAAGAGATAGAAAAATATGTAACCGAAGATAAAGAGTTAATTGTAGCTTTAGAACTAGCAAAAATTTTCATAAACAACAATGGAAATAACCCTTTTTATATTCTTTCAATTAAACCTTTAGAAAAAAACACAAGTTTTTATTTTGGTAAAATAAATGCAAATAGTACTGGTAATCTTTATATTACTCCTCACTATTTAAAACCTAACCAAGATTATATATTTGTATTTAATAGAGCTATAAGTGGAACTTTAACTACTTTTGTAGGAAAACCAAATGCTAATTGTAACTTTAACTTTAAACCTGGAATAAATATTATAAATCCTGGTGAACAACAAGGACAACTTTTCTTGCAAGGATCTAGAGAAACTGAGATTAGAATGTATACCTTAAGTGAATTAGACAATGGATTAGTTTATCGTTATGGTTATGATTCTTATAAAGAATTTTATCAAAAATCTAAAATAGAAAGTGTTATGTCTGAAAATCACAATTGTAACCTAGCTTATATTGAAGGAGTTAATACAATAGCTGCCTTTGATATCGATTGGTTAAAGAGTAATATAAAACCTGAAGAGTTTTTAGAAGTTTTAAAAACTAGAGATGAGTACGTTGACTTTTTATATAATTTAGTTGGAGCTAATAAAGCTTTTGATGAACCTATTCCGTATAAAAGAATTATGTGGACAGGATTAAATTCAGATAACCCTCATGCTGGAGTTGGTACTGGAAATGGATATACAGCTTACAGTGGAAATCCATTAGCTTTCAATCATTTAACAAAGGAAAGATATGCACATCATTGGGTTGTTGGACATGAAGTTGGACATGAACTTGATAATAATGGCTATTTAATGGGAATATTTGGTGAAGTATTTAATAACTGGTTCGCTGAATCTGGTCTGTTAGAATATAAGCATGGTGGTGGATGGTCAAATGATAATATCATTACAAATGAAGCTATCTCTATCTATGATGCTGATTTTTGGGGAAAGCTTGCTTTCTGGTTTAAAATGAGATATTTCTATAATGACAGAGAGTTTATAATAAAAATGAATGAATATATGCAGGCAAATCCTACAACTTCAAGTGAAGATGCTGCTTCTAAACTTGCTATGTTCACTTCAGATATATTAAATAGAGATACTAGTGACTATTTCTTACGTCATAGTTTCCCTATATCTCAAGAAGCTATTGATGTTTGTAAAACATATCCACCTTTTGCTATTCCTATTTGGCAAATAAACTGGACTAACAAAGATGAGTTTATAGCGGAAGAAAATAGATTATTTTTAGAAAAGCTTACAACTAAATAA
- the eutS gene encoding ethanolamine utilization microcompartment protein EutS has protein sequence MEKVRMIQEYVPGKQVTLAHLIAHPNLDIYKKMGLNVENKNAIGILTITPGEAAIIAADIATKSGAIEIGFLDRFSGTLVITGDVSSIESSLEAIMQYLKASLNFSVTNISRS, from the coding sequence ATGGAAAAAGTTAGAATGATTCAGGAGTATGTACCAGGAAAGCAAGTAACACTAGCACATCTAATAGCTCATCCAAACTTAGATATTTATAAAAAAATGGGATTGAACGTTGAAAATAAAAATGCTATAGGAATATTAACAATAACTCCAGGAGAAGCAGCTATAATAGCAGCAGATATAGCAACTAAATCAGGAGCGATAGAGATAGGGTTTTTAGATAGATTTAGTGGAACTTTAGTTATAACAGGAGATGTTTCAAGTATAGAAAGTTCTTTAGAAGCAATTATGCAATACTTAAAAGCATCTTTAAATTTTTCAGTTACAAATATTTCGAGGTCTTAA